In one window of Stigmatopora argus isolate UIUO_Sarg chromosome 19, RoL_Sarg_1.0, whole genome shotgun sequence DNA:
- the traf3ip2a gene encoding E3 ubiquitin ligase TRAF3IP2 — MDFSNGFRPHQSIPVEVDEHMAPSSLGLDLPPDSHQCSGTENSGIWEQTRDINIYDNRERLLQRYFQSVSKTSPPLSDPLFNPQMTDIQYGHVWLPKQEGNYPSGFKKHQNLSECSIDETHGLEQPLPLMSDTNAGYNVPHRYPAAFAPGHCIYPKQESFPKHCVCPHQRVPPFQRAWNHPGNKMHYKDLPKANNASHPQGRVSPKNVMCEVSLGYPIQADPGPGTGETRKTITLPEEYRNVFITYSVDTADEMTVFTKFLISQGFKPAIDIFDNATRRMGITRWMDRFLNDKSVLIIVAISPKYKEDVEGDGDDEHGLHTKYIHNQIQNEFIQQGCLNFRLIPVLFSNATKKHVPSWLQNTRIYRWPLDTQNLLLRLFREERYIIPQKEASLTLTISPL, encoded by the exons ATGGACTTTTCAAATG GGTTCCGCCCTCATCAAAGTATTCCTGTCGAGGTGGATGAGCACATGGCACCCTCTAGTCTCGGTTTGGACTTGCCCCCTGATTCCCATCAATGCAGTGGAACGGAGAACAGCGGAATCTGGGAGCAAACTCGGGACATAAACATCTACGACAACCGGGAAAGACTCCTTCAGCGTTATTTTCAGAGTGTATCCAAAACAAGTCCTCCTCTATCCGACCCGCTCTTCAATCCCCAGATGACAGACATCCAATATGGCCACGTTTGGCTTCCAAAACAAGAAGGAAATTACCCCAGTGgttttaaaaaacaccaaaacctcTCTGAGTGTTCAATCGATGAGACACATGGTTTGGAGCAGCCACTCCCACTCATGTCTGACACCAACGCCGGCTACAATGTCCCACATCGCTATCCAGCAGCATTTGCACCTGGCCACT GCATCTATCCAAAGCAGGAGAGTTTTCCTAAACACTGTGTGTGTCCACACCAGAGAGTCCCTCCCTTTCAGCGGGCATG GAACCATCCAGGAAATAAAATGCATTATAAAGATCTTCCAAAAGCCAATAATGCCTCTCATCCACAAGGCAGAGTGTCTCCCAAGAATGTTATGTGTGAGGTCAGTTTAGGTTACCCAATTCAGGCAGATCCAGGACCTGGTACTGGAGAGACTAGGAAGACCATCACTCTTCCTGAAGAATATC GGAATGTTTTTATCACATATTCAGTGGATACAGCTGATGAAATGACTGTCTTCACCAAATTTCTAATAAGTCAGGGCTTCAAACCAGCA ATTGACATTTTTGACAATGCGACCAGACGAATGGGCATTACCAGATGGATGGACAGATTTTTGAATGAT AAATCTGTCCTCATCATTGTGGCAATCAGCCCAAAGTACAAGGAGGATGTGGAGGGGGATGGTGATGACGAGCATGGGCTACACACCAAGTACATCCACAACCAA attcaaaatgaattcatcCAACAAGGCTGTCTGAACTTCAGACTTATACCAGTGTTGTTCTCCAATGCGACTAAA AAACATGTACCAAGTTGGCTTCAGAACACAAGGATCTACAGGTGGCCTCTTGACACACAGAACCTGCTCTTGCGCCTGTTTAGGGAGGAGCGCTACATCATTCCACAGAAAGAAGCATCTCTCACCCTCACAATTTCGCCactgtga